In Deinococcus sp. Leaf326, a single genomic region encodes these proteins:
- a CDS encoding allantoinase, with amino-acid sequence MTLDLIVRGGTLVTPGGVRRADLGVAGGMIAEIAEELTTPARQELDAAGQHLFPGVVDAHVHLNEPGRADWEGFATGTRALAAGGATTFVDMPLNSSPPVLGAAELEDKRALGERKSLLDFSLWGGLTPVNLDRLDELALSGAAGFKAFMSDSGLDEFPAADEATLRAGLEAARRHGLVVAVHAESNAQTRRLSAQARAGGARGVRDYLRTRPVEAELEAVALALALAGETGAALHLVHLSSGEAVALAAEARAQGVNVTAETCPHYLHFTDADAERVGAALKCAPPLRPAAVQDELWAKVLAGDVQIVGSDHSPAPPSMKISDDFFELWGGISGAQATLNVLLTDGHARRGLGLVEVAALSALNPAQRFGLAGKGALEVGMDADFALVALREDFVLEELHDRWQQNPYRGETFRGRVEATYLRGAAIYQEGQFVGEPRGRWRRPTDRSNT; translated from the coding sequence ATGACCCTCGACCTCATCGTGCGGGGGGGCACGCTGGTCACGCCGGGGGGCGTGCGCCGCGCCGACCTCGGGGTTGCGGGCGGCATGATCGCCGAGATCGCCGAGGAACTGACGACCCCCGCCCGCCAGGAGCTTGACGCGGCCGGGCAGCACCTGTTTCCCGGCGTGGTGGACGCGCACGTACACCTCAACGAGCCGGGGCGCGCCGACTGGGAGGGCTTCGCGACCGGCACGCGGGCGCTCGCGGCGGGCGGGGCCACGACCTTCGTCGACATGCCGCTCAACTCCTCGCCCCCCGTACTGGGCGCGGCCGAACTGGAGGACAAACGCGCCCTGGGCGAGCGCAAATCCCTGCTGGACTTCTCGCTGTGGGGCGGCCTGACGCCGGTCAACCTGGACCGTCTGGACGAACTGGCGCTCTCGGGCGCGGCCGGCTTCAAGGCCTTCATGAGCGACAGTGGCCTCGACGAGTTTCCGGCCGCCGACGAGGCCACCCTACGCGCCGGGCTGGAGGCGGCGCGGCGGCACGGGCTGGTCGTGGCCGTCCACGCCGAGAGCAACGCCCAGACCCGCCGCCTGAGTGCCCAGGCCCGTGCGGGCGGGGCGCGGGGCGTGCGCGACTACCTGCGCACCCGCCCGGTCGAGGCCGAGCTGGAGGCAGTCGCGCTGGCCCTCGCCCTGGCCGGCGAGACGGGCGCGGCCCTGCACCTCGTGCACCTCAGCAGCGGCGAGGCGGTCGCGCTGGCGGCCGAGGCGCGCGCGCAGGGCGTGAATGTGACGGCCGAGACCTGCCCGCACTACCTGCACTTCACCGACGCCGACGCCGAACGGGTCGGGGCCGCCCTCAAGTGCGCGCCTCCGCTGCGCCCGGCCGCCGTGCAGGACGAGCTGTGGGCAAAGGTGCTGGCCGGCGACGTGCAGATCGTGGGCAGTGACCACTCGCCCGCACCGCCATCCATGAAGATCAGCGACGACTTTTTCGAGCTGTGGGGAGGAATCAGCGGGGCGCAAGCCACCCTGAACGTTCTCCTCACGGACGGACACGCGCGGCGCGGCCTGGGACTGGTCGAGGTCGCCGCCCTGAGCGCCCTGAATCCGGCCCAGCGGTTCGGGCTGGCAGGCAAGGGTGCGTTGGAGGTCGGGATGGACGCCGATTTCGCGCTCGTGGCGCTGCGAGAGGACTTCGTACTGGAAGAGTTGCACGACCGCTGGCAGCAGAATCCCTACCGGGGCGAGACCTTCCGGGGCCGCGTGGAGGCGACCTACCTGCGCGGCGCGGCAATCTACCAAGAAGGGCAATTCGTGGGCGAGCCACGCGGACGCTGGCGGCGGCCCACAGACAGGAGCAATACATGA
- a CDS encoding carbohydrate ABC transporter permease, with protein MTAHSTLDGVTQARDTARARRNRELGKSVALHALLIPLALLFVAPLYLMVVFSTHPDSAIFSPAPPLAFGGAFVENFRQLQADTNFVRTLANSTVISVLYTIFSMLLTSMAGFAFAKYAFRGRNLLFGIILATLTIPSFVTIIPQFILVARDLHLSNTYWAVILPTLANTIGIFYMRQAFQTVPDDLLHAARIDGASEWRTFWQIALPVVRPALAALAILLFLASWNDYLWPLIVLTQKDSYTMPVALGTLVGLTRVSWGALMVGTTIATLPFLALFLALQRHFVAGIAGGAVKD; from the coding sequence GTGACCGCCCACAGCACGCTGGACGGTGTAACTCAGGCCAGGGATACGGCCAGAGCTCGCCGCAACCGCGAGCTGGGCAAGAGCGTGGCCCTGCACGCCCTTCTCATTCCGCTCGCGCTGCTGTTCGTGGCGCCGCTGTACCTGATGGTGGTGTTCAGCACGCACCCGGACTCGGCCATCTTCAGCCCCGCGCCGCCTCTGGCTTTCGGCGGCGCCTTCGTGGAGAATTTCCGCCAGCTTCAGGCCGACACCAACTTCGTACGCACGCTCGCCAACAGCACCGTCATCTCGGTCCTGTACACCATCTTCAGCATGTTGCTCACCAGCATGGCCGGCTTCGCCTTCGCCAAGTACGCCTTCCGGGGCCGCAACCTGCTGTTCGGGATCATTCTCGCCACGCTGACCATCCCCAGTTTCGTGACCATCATCCCGCAGTTCATCCTGGTGGCGCGCGACCTGCACCTGAGCAACACCTACTGGGCCGTGATTCTGCCCACGCTGGCCAACACCATCGGCATCTTCTACATGCGTCAGGCCTTCCAGACCGTGCCCGACGACCTGCTGCACGCCGCGCGCATCGACGGCGCGAGCGAGTGGCGGACCTTCTGGCAGATCGCCCTGCCGGTGGTGCGTCCGGCCCTGGCGGCCCTGGCCATCCTGCTGTTCCTGGCCAGCTGGAACGACTACCTCTGGCCCCTGATCGTGCTGACCCAGAAGGACAGCTACACCATGCCGGTCGCGCTCGGCACGCTGGTAGGTCTCACCCGCGTCTCGTGGGGCGCGCTGATGGTCGGCACCACCATCGCCACCCTGCCCTTCCTGGCCCTGTTCCTCGCCCTGCAACGTCACTTCGTGGCGGGCATCGCGGGCGGAGCCGTCAAGGACTGA
- a CDS encoding carbohydrate ABC transporter permease has product MTTLPTPPRARRRFQAAPYLFVLPYLLIFASFWAWPIVSSFLLSFKDSRLGAAAPWSVANWSRLAGDEFFRTALKNTFVILIIQVPSMLLMATGLAVALNSRMLRARGLFRFAFFAPLVVGTVAYSAVFRLLFNTDFGMVNRALGGLGLPPVDWLNQPGPAMAVIILALLWRWTGYNAIILLAGLQGIREELYEAASIDGATPWEQFWKITVPMLRPTLLFCLVLSLIGTLQLFTEPALITNSGPGNATMTLGTYLYQQGFRSFNFGYASTIAYTVAAIAAVVSLVQLRLFGRDT; this is encoded by the coding sequence ATGACCACTCTACCCACGCCGCCCCGCGCCCGCCGGCGCTTTCAGGCCGCGCCCTACCTGTTCGTCCTGCCCTACCTGCTGATCTTCGCGTCCTTCTGGGCGTGGCCCATCGTCAGCTCCTTCCTGCTGAGTTTCAAGGACTCGCGCCTGGGCGCCGCTGCCCCCTGGAGCGTGGCGAACTGGAGCCGGCTGGCCGGAGACGAGTTCTTCCGGACGGCCCTCAAGAACACCTTCGTCATCCTGATCATCCAGGTACCGTCCATGCTCCTGATGGCGACCGGACTGGCCGTGGCCCTGAACAGCCGGATGCTGCGGGCGCGCGGCCTGTTCCGGTTCGCCTTCTTTGCGCCGCTGGTCGTGGGGACGGTCGCGTACTCGGCCGTGTTCCGGCTGCTGTTCAACACCGATTTCGGCATGGTGAACCGCGCCCTGGGCGGGCTGGGGCTGCCGCCCGTGGACTGGCTCAACCAGCCGGGCCCGGCCATGGCCGTCATCATCCTGGCGCTGCTGTGGCGCTGGACCGGGTACAACGCCATCATCCTGCTCGCGGGTCTACAGGGTATCCGGGAGGAACTGTACGAGGCTGCGTCCATCGACGGCGCGACCCCCTGGGAGCAGTTCTGGAAGATCACGGTGCCCATGCTGCGGCCCACGCTGCTGTTCTGCCTGGTGCTGAGTCTGATCGGCACGCTGCAACTGTTCACCGAGCCGGCCCTCATCACCAACAGCGGTCCCGGCAACGCCACCATGACGCTCGGCACCTACCTGTACCAGCAGGGCTTCCGGAGCTTCAACTTCGGCTACGCCAGCACCATCGCCTACACTGTCGCGGCCATCGCCGCCGTCGTGAGCCTCGTGCAGCTGCGGCTCTTCGGGCGGGACACGTGA
- a CDS encoding AzlD domain-containing protein: protein MKVWLVIFGVGVVSLLLRASSLVLLRGRTLPPGLLASLGLVPAAVLSALVVPELLVHGGDFRPLGPRLVAGIAAALIAWKTRNVLWTLLGGLGLLFGFGALGWH, encoded by the coding sequence ATGAAGGTCTGGCTGGTGATTTTTGGGGTCGGGGTGGTGAGCCTGCTCCTGCGGGCCTCGTCGCTCGTGCTGCTGCGCGGGCGTACCCTGCCGCCGGGACTGCTGGCCTCGCTGGGGCTGGTGCCGGCAGCGGTGCTCTCGGCGCTCGTGGTTCCCGAACTGCTTGTCCACGGCGGCGACTTCCGGCCTCTCGGCCCCCGCCTCGTCGCCGGGATCGCCGCCGCCCTGATCGCCTGGAAGACGCGCAACGTCCTCTGGACCCTTCTGGGGGGCTTAGGCCTGCTGTTCGGCTTCGGGGCGCTGGGCTGGCACTGA
- a CDS encoding LacI family DNA-binding transcriptional regulator: MNGNSAVNGELRARVESAMHDLRFRPNRIAQTLYHHRSHTLGCVLPDIVSPFFAQLFLELEVGAFERGYTIILGNTVSTPALERTYLQTLAERQVDGLLYLGGMTNALKIGPEDQALLRDLAERLPIVTVNGDLQDVGIVTSVRSDEAGGMRAMLSHLCAQGHKEVAFLGGQPDVTSTAEKLQVYQELWPGHPPEWVQPTGLDIDAGVRAFCNLMGAARQPSAVACINDLVAAGVLMAARAQGLSVPDQLSVAGFDDVFPSRITAPALTTINHNYAELARLALDSLLLGIEGRPAPRTVMVPTLLVERNSVRPPGGR, translated from the coding sequence ATGAACGGCAACAGCGCGGTCAACGGCGAGTTGCGCGCGCGGGTCGAGTCGGCCATGCACGACCTGCGTTTCCGGCCCAACCGGATCGCCCAGACGCTCTACCATCACCGCTCGCACACCCTGGGCTGCGTCCTACCCGACATCGTGAGTCCCTTTTTCGCCCAGCTGTTCCTCGAACTGGAGGTCGGCGCCTTCGAGCGCGGCTATACGATCATTCTCGGGAATACGGTCAGCACCCCTGCCCTCGAGCGAACCTACCTCCAGACCCTGGCCGAGCGGCAGGTAGACGGCCTGCTGTACCTCGGAGGCATGACCAACGCCCTGAAGATCGGCCCCGAGGATCAGGCCCTTCTGCGCGACCTGGCCGAGCGGCTCCCCATCGTGACCGTCAACGGCGACCTCCAGGACGTGGGGATCGTGACGAGTGTGCGCTCGGACGAGGCAGGCGGCATGCGGGCGATGCTCTCGCACCTGTGTGCCCAGGGCCATAAGGAGGTCGCCTTCCTGGGGGGGCAGCCCGACGTGACGAGCACCGCTGAGAAACTCCAGGTCTACCAGGAACTGTGGCCCGGTCACCCGCCCGAGTGGGTCCAGCCGACTGGCCTGGACATCGACGCGGGCGTGCGGGCGTTTTGCAACCTGATGGGGGCGGCGCGGCAGCCGAGTGCCGTGGCCTGTATCAACGACCTCGTGGCGGCAGGGGTGCTCATGGCGGCGCGGGCTCAGGGTCTGAGTGTTCCTGACCAGCTCTCGGTCGCGGGTTTCGACGACGTGTTTCCCTCACGCATTACGGCTCCTGCCCTGACGACAATCAATCACAACTACGCCGAACTGGCCCGGTTGGCCCTTGACTCTCTGCTGCTGGGCATTGAAGGCCGGCCTGCGCCGCGCACGGTCATGGTGCCGACGCTGCTGGTCGAGCGGAATTCGGTAAGGCCACCTGGCGGAAGATAG
- the allE gene encoding (S)-ureidoglycine aminohydrolase yields MKHLGVTRSALEASHAVLTPETFVRTALCEWPGSAVIVHIAPVIGLRARFVQFTAEMPRGAQATASAQGFQRFAFVLSGEVEASVDGETRTLREYDYVFLPAGTAHTLTALSAARVSVFEKPYEPAPGQATPGTVWGNERAVAGTPFEGDDHLLARKLLPDEPAFDFMVSTMSFAPGASLPYAEIHYMEHGLLMLEGEGLYKLQDRYYPVTAGDVIWMGAHCPQWYGALGRNWSKYLLYKDMNRHPLALRGGGLD; encoded by the coding sequence ATGAAACACCTCGGCGTCACCCGCAGCGCGCTCGAAGCGTCGCACGCGGTCCTCACCCCCGAAACCTTCGTCCGCACGGCCCTGTGCGAGTGGCCGGGCAGCGCCGTCATCGTGCATATCGCGCCCGTCATCGGCCTGCGCGCCCGCTTCGTGCAGTTCACGGCCGAGATGCCCCGGGGCGCGCAGGCTACCGCCTCCGCGCAGGGCTTCCAGCGCTTCGCCTTCGTCCTGTCGGGTGAGGTTGAGGCCAGCGTGGACGGCGAAACGCGCACGCTGCGCGAGTACGACTACGTGTTTCTGCCCGCCGGCACGGCGCACACCCTGACGGCCCTCTCGGCGGCGCGGGTCTCGGTGTTCGAGAAGCCCTACGAGCCTGCCCCCGGTCAGGCCACGCCCGGCACCGTATGGGGCAACGAGCGCGCGGTCGCGGGCACGCCCTTCGAGGGCGACGACCACCTGCTCGCGCGCAAGCTGCTGCCCGACGAACCCGCCTTCGACTTCATGGTCAGCACCATGAGTTTCGCGCCGGGGGCCAGTCTGCCCTACGCCGAAATCCACTACATGGAACACGGCCTGCTCATGCTGGAAGGCGAGGGCCTCTACAAGTTGCAGGACCGGTACTACCCGGTCACGGCGGGTGACGTGATCTGGATGGGCGCGCACTGCCCGCAGTGGTACGGGGCACTGGGGAGAAACTGGAGCAAGTACCTGCTCTACAAGGACATGAACCGGCACCCGCTGGCGCTGCGGGGCGGGGGGCTGGACTGA
- a CDS encoding allantoate amidohydrolase — translation MTASAELSRLSRAALDLCAELATQTEVPGQTTRTYLCPSAAQVHATLRAWADRLGMTTHLDAVGNLRSRLEGPPGAPTLYLGSHLDTVPNAGAYDGILGVVLGYAAAEALQAIGPLPFNLEVLAFSEEEGVRYGVSFIGSRALVGTADELLDRLDKDGQSVRDAIRAFGLDETELPGALAEANALGYLEVHIEQGPVLQDAGAQVGVVSSIVGQSRLTLDFAGQAAHAGTTPMTLRRDPLAAAARFIVAAEDLARATPGLVATIGMIEARPGAGNVIPGEVSLSLDIRHEFDAVRDQSLAALLDTAERAAGARGVTLAVTPRMAEPATPMDAELRTGLREAANSLGLMAPELVSGAGHDAQILAARMPAAMLFVRSPNALSHHPDERVNGEDVEAALAVLVHMIQGLARAARA, via the coding sequence GTGACTGCCTCCGCCGAACTCTCCCGCCTGAGCCGCGCGGCCCTGGACCTGTGCGCCGAACTGGCGACCCAGACCGAGGTGCCGGGCCAGACCACCCGCACCTACTTGTGCCCCAGCGCCGCGCAGGTGCATGCGACCCTGCGCGCCTGGGCCGACCGCCTAGGCATGACCACCCACCTCGACGCCGTGGGCAACCTGCGCTCGCGGCTGGAGGGGCCGCCCGGCGCGCCCACCCTCTACCTCGGCTCGCACCTCGACACGGTGCCGAACGCCGGGGCCTACGACGGCATCCTGGGCGTGGTGCTGGGCTACGCAGCGGCCGAGGCCCTTCAGGCGATCGGGCCGCTGCCCTTCAACCTCGAGGTGCTGGCCTTTTCCGAGGAGGAGGGCGTGCGCTACGGCGTGTCCTTTATCGGGAGCCGTGCGCTGGTGGGCACCGCCGACGAACTGCTCGACCGCCTGGATAAGGACGGTCAGAGCGTGCGCGACGCCATCCGCGCCTTCGGGCTGGATGAGACCGAGTTGCCCGGCGCGCTGGCCGAGGCGAACGCCCTGGGCTACCTGGAGGTGCACATCGAACAGGGGCCGGTGCTGCAAGACGCGGGCGCGCAGGTCGGCGTGGTGAGCAGCATCGTGGGCCAGAGCCGCCTCACGCTGGACTTTGCCGGGCAGGCCGCCCACGCGGGCACCACCCCCATGACGCTGCGCCGCGACCCGCTGGCCGCTGCCGCGCGCTTCATCGTCGCGGCCGAGGATCTCGCGCGGGCTACCCCCGGCCTCGTCGCTACCATCGGCATGATCGAGGCGCGGCCCGGCGCAGGCAACGTGATTCCCGGCGAGGTGAGCCTCTCACTCGACATCCGCCACGAGTTCGACGCGGTGCGCGACCAGTCCCTGGCGGCGCTGCTGGACACGGCCGAGCGCGCAGCCGGGGCACGCGGCGTGACCCTGGCGGTCACCCCCCGCATGGCCGAACCCGCCACCCCGATGGATGCGGAGCTGCGCACCGGGCTACGGGAAGCCGCCAACAGCCTGGGCCTCATGGCCCCCGAGCTGGTCAGCGGTGCAGGCCACGACGCCCAGATTCTCGCCGCGCGAATGCCGGCCGCGATGCTGTTCGTGCGCTCGCCCAACGCGCTGAGCCACCACCCCGACGAGAGGGTGAACGGCGAGGATGTAGAGGCCGCCCTGGCAGTGCTCGTACACATGATCCAAGGTCTGGCCAGGGCGGCGCGCGCATGA
- a CDS encoding beta-galactosidase — protein sequence MFDIKPFGGVIYGADYNPEQWPREVWREDARLMNEAGVNLVSLGIFSWALLEPRPGEYDFGWLDEVMDLLHEHGVGVNLATATASPPPWLSLKYPDSKPVTADGVRLEVGGRQLYCPSHAAFREHVRTLTRQIAVRYAAHPALRMWHVNNEYGCHIDQCYCDLCAGNFRDWLHGQYGTLEALNAAWGTAFWSQRYGDWAEIQPPRRAPTYPNPTQQLDWRRFSSDNILELYRLEVGVLREVTPEVPVTTNFLGFLPGLDYFKWAREEDVVSLDAYPDPSDAAPHLDAGMSYDLMRSLRGGQRWILMEQAPSAVNWRQHNAVKRPGLMRVLNHQALAHGASGLMFFQWRASRAGAEKYHSGMVQHVGPERSRVWREVKALGQELGSLSALTRASVQSRVAVMFDWNNWWALELDSKPAALKLMPLVRKWYAALRGLGQNVDFVHPDADLGAYDVIALPNGYLLTQGAAENLRTFVQGGGTFIAGFFSGIVDKHEHVGLGGYPGFLRDVLGLWVEEWAPLQPGETTRVRLEAGEEVQATQWAEVIHPEGAEVLATFGEDYLAGGAAVTRHAFGAGQAYYLGSDLPQPALAGLLEGALRAVNVPLCIVPEQLDLSVSTLEEGQVLHLLNVHPTAPLTVTLPAGGERLGGGDSVPGTLTLAPYAAELIRYAGVVDLAAVRVQGGEAAVASEQQKLPVSG from the coding sequence ATGTTCGATATCAAACCTTTCGGTGGCGTCATCTACGGTGCCGACTACAACCCTGAGCAGTGGCCACGCGAGGTCTGGCGTGAGGACGCCCGCCTCATGAACGAGGCGGGCGTGAACCTCGTCTCGCTGGGCATCTTCTCCTGGGCACTCCTCGAACCCCGGCCCGGTGAGTACGATTTCGGCTGGCTCGACGAGGTCATGGACCTGCTGCATGAACACGGCGTCGGCGTGAACCTGGCGACGGCGACCGCCTCGCCGCCGCCCTGGCTGTCGCTGAAGTACCCGGACTCCAAGCCCGTGACCGCCGACGGCGTGCGCCTGGAAGTCGGCGGGCGGCAGCTCTACTGCCCCAGTCACGCGGCCTTCCGCGAGCACGTGCGCACGCTGACGCGTCAGATCGCCGTGCGCTACGCCGCCCATCCGGCGCTGCGGATGTGGCACGTGAACAACGAGTACGGCTGCCACATCGACCAGTGCTACTGCGACCTGTGCGCCGGAAACTTCCGTGACTGGCTGCACGGCCAATACGGCACCCTGGAGGCCCTGAACGCCGCCTGGGGCACCGCCTTCTGGAGCCAGCGCTACGGCGACTGGGCCGAGATCCAGCCGCCCCGCCGCGCGCCCACCTACCCCAACCCCACCCAGCAGCTCGACTGGCGGCGCTTTTCGAGCGACAACATTCTGGAGCTCTACCGCCTAGAAGTGGGGGTACTGCGGGAAGTCACGCCCGAGGTTCCGGTCACGACCAACTTCCTGGGCTTTCTGCCGGGTCTGGACTACTTCAAGTGGGCGCGCGAGGAGGACGTGGTGTCGCTTGACGCCTATCCCGACCCCAGCGACGCGGCCCCGCACCTTGACGCGGGCATGAGCTATGACCTGATGCGCTCGCTGCGCGGCGGTCAGCGCTGGATTCTGATGGAGCAGGCCCCTAGCGCCGTCAACTGGCGGCAGCACAACGCGGTCAAGCGGCCGGGGCTGATGCGGGTCCTCAACCACCAGGCGCTCGCGCACGGCGCCAGTGGCCTGATGTTCTTCCAGTGGCGGGCCTCGCGCGCCGGGGCCGAGAAGTACCACAGCGGCATGGTGCAGCACGTCGGCCCCGAACGCTCGCGGGTGTGGCGTGAGGTGAAGGCGCTGGGTCAGGAACTGGGATCGCTCTCGGCACTGACGCGGGCGAGCGTGCAGTCGCGCGTGGCCGTCATGTTCGACTGGAACAACTGGTGGGCGCTGGAACTCGACAGCAAGCCCGCCGCCCTGAAGCTCATGCCGCTCGTGCGCAAGTGGTACGCCGCCCTGCGCGGCCTGGGCCAGAACGTGGACTTCGTGCACCCGGACGCCGACCTGGGCGCCTACGACGTGATCGCGCTGCCCAACGGCTACCTGCTGACACAAGGGGCGGCCGAGAATCTCCGTACCTTCGTGCAGGGGGGCGGCACGTTTATCGCGGGCTTTTTCAGCGGCATCGTGGATAAGCACGAGCATGTGGGGCTGGGCGGATATCCGGGCTTCCTGCGCGACGTGCTGGGGCTGTGGGTCGAAGAATGGGCCCCCCTGCAACCGGGCGAGACGACCCGCGTCCGGCTGGAGGCCGGCGAGGAAGTCCAGGCCACGCAGTGGGCCGAGGTCATCCACCCGGAGGGCGCCGAAGTGCTCGCCACCTTCGGGGAGGACTACCTCGCGGGTGGGGCGGCCGTCACCCGCCACGCTTTCGGGGCGGGACAGGCCTACTACCTGGGCAGCGACCTGCCGCAGCCGGCGCTGGCCGGGCTGCTGGAGGGGGCGCTGCGCGCGGTGAACGTGCCGCTGTGCATAGTTCCCGAACAGCTCGACCTCTCGGTGTCCACCCTGGAGGAAGGGCAGGTGCTGCATCTCCTGAACGTGCACCCGACGGCCCCCCTGACGGTGACGCTGCCGGCCGGCGGCGAGCGGCTGGGCGGAGGCGACTCCGTGCCCGGCACCCTGACCCTGGCCCCCTACGCCGCCGAGCTGATCCGCTATGCGGGCGTGGTGGACCTCGCGGCTGTACGGGTACAGGGCGGGGAAGCGGCGGTGGCGAGCGAACAACAGAAGCTGCCCGTGTCCGGCTGA
- a CDS encoding AzlC family ABC transporter permease — protein MPLIAGVLPFSMVAGIAAVQVGFTPLESVMFSVIGYAGSAQLIAAQLFGAGSPVALIVLSSLVVNLRFAMYSASLLPLFGGVPTRARWPLAYLMTDQAFALTMGRPDTETDPARYYAGAAVPMWLTWQAGTAVGALLGARIPPEWPLDFAVPLSFIALLVPVLRTRPQLLAAAVSGVAAVAAHDLPFRLNLILGAACGVAAGLWAQRAGRRAA, from the coding sequence TTGCCGCTGATCGCCGGAGTCCTGCCCTTCAGCATGGTCGCGGGCATCGCCGCGGTGCAGGTGGGCTTCACGCCGCTGGAATCGGTGATGTTCTCGGTGATCGGCTACGCGGGGTCGGCGCAGCTCATCGCCGCGCAGCTGTTCGGGGCGGGCAGCCCGGTGGCCCTCATCGTGCTGAGCAGCCTCGTGGTGAACCTGAGATTCGCGATGTACTCGGCCTCGCTGCTGCCCCTGTTCGGGGGCGTGCCCACCCGCGCGCGCTGGCCGCTGGCCTACCTGATGACCGATCAGGCCTTCGCCCTGACGATGGGCCGCCCGGACACGGAGACCGACCCCGCGCGCTACTACGCGGGCGCGGCGGTGCCGATGTGGCTCACCTGGCAGGCGGGCACAGCGGTCGGCGCGCTGCTGGGCGCGCGTATTCCGCCCGAGTGGCCGCTGGACTTCGCCGTGCCTCTCAGCTTCATCGCGCTGCTCGTGCCGGTGCTGCGCACGCGCCCGCAACTGCTCGCAGCGGCAGTGTCGGGCGTGGCGGCCGTGGCGGCCCATGACCTGCCCTTTCGCCTGAACCTGATCCTGGGGGCAGCCTGCGGGGTCGCGGCAGGGCTGTGGGCGCAGAGGGCCGGGCGGCGCGCAGCATGA
- a CDS encoding extracellular solute-binding protein, which produces MKKMILLSALTLLTTAAAQTSLSGTVTVWSWDVAAKALQSTIPGFNKQYPNVKVDVVDLGNQNVYDRGLAGCAAGGADLPDVYSIENNEAEVFWARFPDCFTDLNTLGADKLVKNFPAFKWTELTANNKRYAMPWDSGPVVIYYRRDLYQQAGINPATIRTWDDFLAAGKKLNTKFGNKVKIATIANGQDDEWFRMLANQNGCFYFNNAATQVTIAQPGCVAALTTIKKLNDAQVLATGDWGGQITNIKASKAASAIYGAWYEGTIRTNAPDQKGKWGVYLMPANKAGGPRAANLGGSALALPASSKNKAAAFAFMQYALGTAQGQVAMLKGEGLVPSLLSATKDPYVAQGQAYWGNQKIWQTILGTLGDVPQARGTQYFQDARQIMIVVQADYLKGKYKTAQEALNDAAKKINSATGLAVAK; this is translated from the coding sequence ATGAAGAAAATGATCTTGTTGTCCGCCCTGACCCTTCTCACCACGGCTGCCGCCCAGACGAGCCTGTCAGGCACTGTAACCGTCTGGTCGTGGGACGTGGCGGCCAAGGCCTTGCAGAGCACTATCCCCGGCTTCAACAAGCAGTACCCCAACGTGAAGGTCGACGTCGTGGACCTGGGCAACCAGAACGTGTACGACCGCGGCCTGGCCGGCTGCGCGGCGGGCGGCGCCGACCTGCCCGACGTGTACTCCATCGAGAACAACGAAGCCGAAGTGTTCTGGGCCCGCTTCCCCGACTGCTTTACCGACCTGAACACCCTGGGCGCCGACAAGCTCGTCAAGAACTTCCCGGCCTTCAAGTGGACCGAGCTGACCGCCAACAACAAGCGCTACGCCATGCCCTGGGACTCCGGCCCCGTGGTGATCTACTACCGCCGCGACCTGTACCAGCAGGCCGGCATCAACCCCGCGACCATCCGCACGTGGGATGACTTCCTGGCGGCCGGCAAGAAGCTGAACACCAAGTTCGGCAACAAAGTCAAGATCGCCACCATCGCCAACGGCCAGGACGACGAGTGGTTCCGGATGCTCGCCAACCAGAATGGCTGCTTCTACTTCAACAACGCCGCCACGCAGGTCACGATCGCGCAGCCCGGCTGCGTCGCGGCCCTGACCACCATCAAGAAGCTCAATGACGCCCAGGTACTCGCCACGGGCGACTGGGGCGGCCAGATCACCAACATCAAGGCGAGCAAGGCGGCCAGCGCCATCTACGGCGCCTGGTACGAAGGCACCATCCGCACCAACGCGCCTGACCAGAAGGGCAAGTGGGGCGTCTACCTGATGCCGGCCAACAAGGCCGGTGGCCCCCGCGCCGCGAACCTCGGCGGCAGCGCCCTGGCCCTGCCCGCCAGCAGCAAGAACAAGGCGGCGGCCTTCGCCTTCATGCAGTACGCGCTGGGCACGGCTCAGGGCCAGGTCGCCATGCTCAAGGGCGAGGGCCTGGTGCCCAGCCTGCTCTCGGCCACCAAGGACCCCTACGTGGCGCAGGGCCAGGCGTACTGGGGCAACCAGAAGATCTGGCAGACCATCCTGGGCACCCTGGGCGACGTGCCCCAGGCGCGCGGTACCCAGTACTTCCAGGACGCCCGCCAGATCATGATCGTGGTGCAGGCCGACTACCTCAAGGGCAAGTACAAAACCGCCCAGGAAGCCCTAAACGACGCCGCCAAGAAGATCAACAGCGCGACCGGCCTGGCCGTCGCCAAATAA